The window TCTTAAATCAAAATACGTTTTTGTTTTATCACGCTGATTTTCTGGAATAATTGCTTCCACTGCGAAATTTAATTCAGCTGCTTGTCCATTAGATGGAATTTGGATCATTCCCATAAGTAATAACGCTATAAGTAAAATTATATTTTTAACTGTTTTTTTCATGATTCTGCCTCTTTCCAATATTAGTTGAAAAGCATCGACATTTTTGCCGATGCATTTCAACGAGAATTTAATTTAGTTGATTATGGTTGTGGTGTATCAGATAGTGTCCATGTTAATCCAGTTACATATTCTTCTGCATATTTTGTAGTATTTCCTGGTACTGCTAATGAGATACTTGTTGCTCCCTCAGCAGCGTCACTTCCGAAACGATAAACCCAAGTTCCAGCACCTTCGCCAGTTTTAGCTCCTAAAATATTTTCAGCAACTCCATCGCCATTAGCATCGATTGTTAGATCGAAATTAGCTTTAGCGATTGATGGTGCTAATGAAGTTGATACTGAATCTACTTGACCATTAGCAACAGAAATCAAAGCTCCATCTAATGTACCGCTTGCTGATTTAAATTGTGTATCTTGTTTTAATTGAACAGTCCAACCGTTTGTTCCCCCACGTTTATCTGTTACTTGTAAATAGTTTGGACGTAGGCTACCGTCTGATAATACTTGTGCTTTAGCATTATAAGTTACATCTTTAGTTGTAATTTTTTGCTCATCGAAACCAAATGATGATGCGAAATCAATACTTAATGGTCCATTAGTTCCTGGATTTGGATCTGTGATTCCATCTGGATCTTTCGGTGTTACTTCACTACCTGGTGCAGTTGGATCAACTGGTGGTGTAATTGCTGTATCTGGAACGAATTTTACTTTTGCATTTGAATTATATACGCCTACATCTGCAGCTGATGCAGTTGTTCCTCCGATTGTTAAAGCTAATAATGCTACTGCCCCTGCAGTGATAAATGTTTGTTTTTTCATTTTTTATTTCTCCTCTTTTATGTTAGTTTTTTTATTTTGTATGAATTCGTAAATTTTTAGTTTTAATTAAAAGTTACTTGCTGGTACGTCACCTAAAGTCCAAGTTAATTCTGTTGCATATTTTACTGCATCTTTTGGTGTAGTTCCTGGAATTGATAATGTGATTGCTTTATTCTTCTTAACTGTTACGCCATCAACTTCAGTATCTTCAATTGTACCGAAAACATCTAACCAAGTTAAAGCTCCTGAACCAACTTCAGCATTCATGATAGGTGAAGCTGCACCTGTTGGGTCTAGTGTAACATCTTTTACAGTTGGAGCGGTTGTTAACGCTTCACTAACTGCTACACCATTTGTGAATGAAATCGCTGCACCTGTTAATTCTTTGTTAGTTGTTGTTGCATTTGTAAATTGACCTTCTTGTTTCACAGTCAATGACCATCCACTATTTGTTCCACGAGTATCTGTTACTTGAACATAGTTTGGTTTTAATGTACCATCATCTAATTTTTGTGGTTCTGCAAAATAAGTCATATCTTTATTCGTAATTTTGTTTTGACCAAAGCTCACGCTTGAAGCATAGTCAATACTTAATGGTCCAGCTGTTCCTGGTTCTGGTGTTTTTCCATCTGGAGTAATCGGAGTTACTTCTGTTCCAGGAAGTGTTGGATCAACCGGTGGTGTAATACCAGTATTAGGTACAAATTCAACCGAACCTGTTGATTTGTATGTTCCTGCATCTGCTGCTAATGCCACTGATGTTGTGCTTAGTGCTGTTAATACGATTGCTGATGTTGCGATAATTTTAGTTAATTTCATTTTTATTTCCTCCTAGTTTGTAATAAAATAGTATACTTCCAATTAAAAAAACTAATACCTGTCAACCACATATGTTGATTTTGTAATTCTCCAGTTTGTGGCAACCGATTTAAGTTTGGTGTAGCTGGATTTACCGTTACTGGTAATTTTCCATTTGGTTTTGGTTCTGGTTTTGGTTCTGGTTCTGGTGTTTCTTTTGGGTACTCATACGTCCCATAAAAACTAATATCTCCAGTTGAGTTGTAACCTTGAGTTGATTCTGCGAATACCTCTTTGAAAGGAAGAATACTGAACAAAATTACAACTGAAAAAATAAAGCTTTTGCTTAAGGTGTTCATATGTCTCCTCCTTTTAAGGGGCATCCTGTAAAGTCCAAGTGATAGAGCCGGTATATTCTTCTGGATATACTTCTTCTGTCTGAACATTAAGTGATAAGCCATCACCATTTGGTATCCAGCTATCAGAAATGTTTACAGGTACACTGCCTGTGTTGGTATCTTCATAAATAGTAATCAAGTCTGTTCCTAAATCTTGTTGAATACCATTGTTTGTATATTTTAAAGCATTTGGTAAAGTTTTATTTGTTGAACTAGTCAAGATTTGATCCATTTTTGCAGTTAACAGCCATGGCGATTTAGTTAATCGTGTATCTTGGATAGTTAAACTCCCCACCATTGATTGAATTGGGTATTTCTTAGATCCAGAAACTATTTTCAAATCGTCGCCAAAATCAATCGTACTTGGTGCAGAAGTAAAAATTAAACTTCCATCAAGGACATCTGTTTGAGTTGTATTCGATGCGACCATATCGGCAACCCAATTATTTGTATAGTTCCCACTTGCTTCAGCTTTTGAAGAAATAATACTAGCTAGAGCTACATTGTCTTTTACCGTTCCTTTATAACTCAAGGTAAGGTTTTTAGACCAGTCAAGTTGATCTGCTTCCGTGATAGTAGCCGTTAGAACTTTGTTGGCTTCATCATAAACAACATTTCCTTTTGCACTTCCATCATCTGTTACCAATGTAAAATCGCCAATATCTGTCAATTTATCGTCAATTGGTATAGTGATTGTGAAGGCTTTATAGAAGACTGCTGGTGTTTCTTCAGCTAATTGACTACTTAATTGTGTTTTAAATTGAATTCTTTCAGTCAAGGTAGCTGTAGCACCTGAACTTCCATCAAGTTTTTCAACAGATTGAATTAGTTTAAAACGATTTTGCTTGTAAACAAAAGTTACATCTTGTGGCTGATCTTCAATGACACCCGATGCTGCTCCTTGTGTTCTTAAATACTCATAACCATTCAAAGGAATCGAGCTTTCAGAGTAAGGATTTCCAACATCATCTACAATAACTTTGTCTTCAGCAAGTTTATTCCCAACTTCATCTTGGTAATGTACATTTACTGTTCCAATTCCAGGTGTAACTGAAACTTGAATTTCTTTACTGACATTGCCAAATGTAAAGATAACTGGGTAAGTTCCAACAGCTTCTTTCATTTTCGATACATCAACAGTTAACGTACTTAAATCTGTCAGTTGAGTCCCTGTTGCTAAATCCCACGCTTCTGTACCTGATAACGATTGAATAAACGTTTTTAATTCAGCTTCCGTTTGTGGATATTGTGGCAACTTAAAGGTTACATTTTTCCCACGTAGTGCTGTGGTTCCAGATGTAGCTGTGTCTTCATCCCTAATGAATATCGGAACTTTAACTGGTGTTGTATGACCTGCTTTATCTGTTAAGATCACTTCATACATTGGCAATACTGGACCAGCTTGATTCATATCAGGTTGAGGAAGGCTTCCAGCACTAACCGTTACTCCTGCACCAGCTGTATTATCTGACTTATCTTTGATGTCTTTTACAAATGGTGTAAAGTCTGTCGGGAATTGACTTCCTTTATCAAAAACTTGGATCACTCCAGTTCCTTCTGGCGGCGTTACATCCTGTACCTTAACAGCACTGGAAATCTTTGTTCTAAAGTCTAAGTTAGCTGTTGCAGTTACATCAATATACGGTTTGATAAAACCATTAGGAATATCAATACTGTATTTTCCATCTGCACTTGCTATTCCCTCCAAAGTCTTGCTCACACCTTCTTCAGTGTAATCAATAAAGACCTTTGAACCTTTTGTTGCTGTACCTGTAACTTTGTCTTGTGCATCTGTGATTGGATCCAACGTCACGTCAATTGCTCCAAGAGAAATAACTTTTGCTGTTCCCAGATTGAAATCAGTTCCATTCATTCCTGCATTCGTTGAAGTAATTGTTGTTGTTGTTCCACCGTTTGTTGTTAAATCAGTTAACACATTTGATTTATCTGGCATGGTCCAATTGAATAGTGCTGTATCATTACGATCCCCTGTACCAGCCACTCTCCAATAATTCACGCCAATTGCATCGATATGCATTTTACCAGTAGACATTGTAGACCAATCAAACATTCGTTGACTTGTT is drawn from Carnobacterium gallinarum DSM 4847 and contains these coding sequences:
- a CDS encoding WxL domain-containing protein, with protein sequence MKKQTFITAGAVALLALTIGGTTASAADVGVYNSNAKVKFVPDTAITPPVDPTAPGSEVTPKDPDGITDPNPGTNGPLSIDFASSFGFDEQKITTKDVTYNAKAQVLSDGSLRPNYLQVTDKRGGTNGWTVQLKQDTQFKSASGTLDGALISVANGQVDSVSTSLAPSIAKANFDLTIDANGDGVAENILGAKTGEGAGTWVYRFGSDAAEGATSISLAVPGNTTKYAEEYVTGLTWTLSDTPQP
- a CDS encoding WxL domain-containing protein, coding for MKLTKIIATSAIVLTALSTTSVALAADAGTYKSTGSVEFVPNTGITPPVDPTLPGTEVTPITPDGKTPEPGTAGPLSIDYASSVSFGQNKITNKDMTYFAEPQKLDDGTLKPNYVQVTDTRGTNSGWSLTVKQEGQFTNATTTNKELTGAAISFTNGVAVSEALTTAPTVKDVTLDPTGAASPIMNAEVGSGALTWLDVFGTIEDTEVDGVTVKKNKAITLSIPGTTPKDAVKYATELTWTLGDVPASNF
- a CDS encoding MucBP domain-containing protein; this encodes MKRSEKSINKKKSTTYNKIAVFSLVVLFIVLGKIYYSTNDNAGILADTGLNLSVVKSELSTNDPFLVTVMDTEATQSDEIDLSAEAESAIIPTKHVSETLIPLPMGLKFDELGTKQLNDGNNIAVISFDEVNRNLSINWNESSKAGKLEVSLVPEEIGTYQLVATKTVNNQLNESEPLKIEVTEATKEEVKEEATAEIKPEEEPVVESKEAQPIAQSSIITAFGPETAIAANDAELSTAIKDPLITQIYLSNSFNLTTRTKVPNEKKYMRISGKNPLTGEIHTLTERNGTIGGTDNIYVSNSNSDPKDYGFEDIKIIGLNYYGPMNVQDSTNEVTLSYTNVDYQGPQITHNVNGITKYLGNTTITIAQVQSGSASNQEVAEARNVILDGNITINHTSVGDSMFWLGLSGGSENSFTIKENSNVLIDSKGNGMFYRNGTNAIAMDIEKNAKVKITTNNGLFRNNPGKYLHVAEDADVEFEKTGGDQPVLRLAEDVYVAPGARLSMKATGGSGYFARFEGNYAGTSLNFDNPLSVLLYNKTSQRMFDWSTMSTGKMHIDAIGVNYWRVAGTGDRNDTALFNWTMPDKSNVLTDLTTNGGTTTTITSTNAGMNGTDFNLGTAKVISLGAIDVTLDPITDAQDKVTGTATKGSKVFIDYTEEGVSKTLEGIASADGKYSIDIPNGFIKPYIDVTATANLDFRTKISSAVKVQDVTPPEGTGVIQVFDKGSQFPTDFTPFVKDIKDKSDNTAGAGVTVSAGSLPQPDMNQAGPVLPMYEVILTDKAGHTTPVKVPIFIRDEDTATSGTTALRGKNVTFKLPQYPQTEAELKTFIQSLSGTEAWDLATGTQLTDLSTLTVDVSKMKEAVGTYPVIFTFGNVSKEIQVSVTPGIGTVNVHYQDEVGNKLAEDKVIVDDVGNPYSESSIPLNGYEYLRTQGAASGVIEDQPQDVTFVYKQNRFKLIQSVEKLDGSSGATATLTERIQFKTQLSSQLAEETPAVFYKAFTITIPIDDKLTDIGDFTLVTDDGSAKGNVVYDEANKVLTATITEADQLDWSKNLTLSYKGTVKDNVALASIISSKAEASGNYTNNWVADMVASNTTQTDVLDGSLIFTSAPSTIDFGDDLKIVSGSKKYPIQSMVGSLTIQDTRLTKSPWLLTAKMDQILTSSTNKTLPNALKYTNNGIQQDLGTDLITIYEDTNTGSVPVNISDSWIPNGDGLSLNVQTEEVYPEEYTGSITWTLQDAP